One window from the genome of Nitrospiraceae bacterium encodes:
- a CDS encoding polyprenyl synthetase family protein, which yields MDSQDYNTFLERLGDYRRQTIEALQRSLPDKEPRRYLYVPVREYLERSGKGLRPALCLATCRAFGGRIEDALESAAAIEMLHNAFLVHDDIEDGSEFRRTHRTLHTQYGIPIAVNTGDAMQALGMGILRKNYSRLGPKLSWQIFEEFYTMLMESFEGQAIELGWIRDNRCDISDEDYLRMTLKKTCWYSFIHPCRIGALIARPEDKNLDRFNAFGQYLGSAFQIQDDVLNLIGSRKKYGKEIAGDLYEGKRTLMLSHLFENGSPEETAKLKSFLARSRNGKYADQIDWVRELMNTHGSIEYARSSARGLRDAAEQAFVDAYYDAPESEDKAFIQQSLHYMIDRTS from the coding sequence ATGGATTCTCAAGACTACAACACATTTCTTGAACGGTTGGGCGACTACCGCCGCCAGACGATCGAGGCTCTGCAACGATCGCTCCCCGACAAAGAGCCACGTCGTTACCTCTACGTCCCGGTGCGGGAATATCTGGAACGTTCCGGAAAAGGGCTTCGCCCTGCTCTCTGTCTAGCCACCTGTCGAGCCTTTGGTGGCCGCATTGAGGATGCCCTTGAATCCGCAGCCGCAATTGAAATGCTCCATAACGCCTTTCTCGTTCACGACGACATCGAAGACGGGAGTGAGTTTCGACGCACGCATCGAACCCTGCATACGCAATATGGGATTCCAATCGCCGTCAATACCGGGGACGCGATGCAAGCGCTCGGCATGGGTATCCTGAGGAAAAATTACTCTAGGCTTGGCCCCAAGCTGTCATGGCAGATTTTTGAAGAATTCTACACCATGCTAATGGAGTCGTTTGAAGGACAAGCGATTGAGCTGGGTTGGATACGAGACAATCGATGCGATATTTCAGATGAAGACTATCTCCGCATGACCTTGAAGAAAACCTGCTGGTACAGTTTTATCCATCCCTGCCGAATTGGCGCACTCATTGCCCGTCCTGAAGACAAGAATCTTGACCGGTTCAACGCGTTTGGCCAGTACCTTGGCTCGGCCTTCCAGATACAGGACGATGTGTTGAATCTGATAGGGAGTCGGAAGAAATACGGTAAAGAAATCGCCGGGGATCTGTACGAAGGCAAGCGGACGCTCATGCTTTCCCACTTGTTTGAGAACGGCTCTCCTGAGGAGACCGCGAAATTGAAATCCTTTCTAGCCAGGTCCCGCAATGGCAAATATGCCGATCAAATTGATTGGGTAAGAGAGTTGATGAACACACATGGCAGCATTGAATACGCACGATCCAGTGCACGCGGACTCCGTGACGCGGCCGAACAGGCCTTTGTTGACGCGTATTACGATGCGCCGGAAAGCGAGGACAAAGCCTTCATTCAGCAAAGTCTCCATTACATGATTGACCGAACCTCCTAA
- a CDS encoding outer membrane protein transport protein produces the protein MNDLSLNPKRMVSYAGFLASALFFLATQGIAYGEGWRLPYQGAAAAGQGEAFIAQADDASALYYNPAGLTQLRGVQVQFGANFITGKFEYTSPTGQQVDGNLRQPVAMPPPSQFYLTANLKDLGFTALGPLTVGIGLNSPFGLGSKWPDDAPFSNVVTEATVPLLDIKPTLAYKIHEMVSLGAGMDIYTFAKFIGEGQAELKTQSTEINGTDTAVGFNVSALLTPWRNSAGEPLVNFGLVYRHQATLHLKGDFLVNGKKVDDAVTTLPLPWILSAGLAVWPIRDAARAWKVEVDVDYVGWSQYQSLDIRLSNAPNISQPTNWENTYTFSAGTEYKWLKLTSLPNWEIALRGGYQRSNAAVPASTFTPAIPDSNWNIFATGLGLRCKRGSHFLGFISCGDSNPHSGYLEAIVLDLAFQWALWETRTINGNEISPTINGKYKTKDWYIGSFSIGLIF, from the coding sequence GTGAACGACCTTTCATTAAACCCTAAGAGAATGGTCTCCTACGCCGGATTTTTGGCAAGCGCCCTCTTTTTTTTGGCCACCCAGGGGATCGCGTATGGTGAGGGATGGCGACTTCCATATCAGGGCGCCGCAGCGGCTGGTCAAGGAGAGGCCTTTATCGCCCAGGCTGATGATGCGTCGGCTTTATATTACAACCCCGCAGGCCTTACCCAGTTGAGAGGCGTCCAGGTCCAATTTGGCGCAAATTTCATTACCGGGAAATTCGAATATACCAGTCCAACGGGCCAACAGGTCGATGGAAACCTCCGGCAACCTGTGGCGATGCCGCCCCCAAGCCAATTTTATTTGACCGCAAACCTTAAGGACTTGGGCTTCACGGCCCTTGGGCCTCTCACAGTAGGAATCGGATTGAACTCCCCATTCGGGCTCGGGTCCAAATGGCCCGATGACGCTCCGTTCTCGAACGTCGTAACTGAAGCCACCGTCCCTCTCCTGGATATCAAACCTACCCTGGCCTATAAGATTCATGAGATGGTCTCTCTCGGAGCCGGGATGGATATTTATACATTTGCGAAGTTCATTGGTGAAGGTCAGGCTGAACTGAAAACCCAATCGACCGAAATCAATGGAACCGACACGGCCGTCGGATTCAATGTGAGTGCACTCTTGACCCCCTGGCGAAATAGCGCGGGGGAACCTCTCGTGAATTTCGGATTGGTTTACAGACATCAGGCAACGCTCCATCTGAAAGGGGACTTTCTCGTGAACGGTAAAAAGGTTGACGATGCCGTGACGACGCTTCCACTCCCATGGATTCTGAGCGCCGGGCTCGCCGTATGGCCGATTCGGGACGCCGCCCGCGCCTGGAAAGTCGAAGTCGACGTGGATTATGTCGGATGGAGCCAATATCAGAGTTTGGACATACGTCTTTCCAACGCGCCAAATATTTCGCAACCCACGAATTGGGAAAACACCTACACATTCAGCGCCGGCACCGAATACAAATGGCTCAAACTCACTTCACTCCCCAATTGGGAAATTGCCCTCCGGGGAGGCTATCAACGCTCTAATGCAGCGGTCCCGGCAAGCACGTTCACCCCTGCTATTCCTGATTCCAATTGGAACATCTTTGCGACCGGACTCGGATTGAGATGCAAACGGGGATCACACTTCCTGGGATTCATCAGTTGCGGGGATTCTAACCCTCACTCAGGCTACCTGGAAGCCATTGTTTTGGATCTTGCGTTTCAATGGGCGCTCTGGGAGACCCGCACAATCAATGGGAACGAAATTAGCCCCACCATCAATGGTAAGTACAAAACGAAAGACTGGTATATCGGATCGTTCAGTATCGGTCTGATTTTTTAA
- the idi gene encoding isopentenyl-diphosphate Delta-isomerase codes for MTFSQSDMLILVDKNDEVIGFQEKEACHDGAGQLHRAFSVFLFDQTGKLLLQKRSHHKRLWGDFWSNSCCSHPRPHENTRDAAEKRVREELGVDSCLHFLFKFEYRARYDGRGSEHELCYVYAGLLAGEPKVNEFEVGAWRMICPQSLDQELVEKPGVFTPWLKSEWPRLRGSHWNTVKGLLSSENG; via the coding sequence ATGACATTTTCCCAATCAGACATGTTAATACTTGTCGATAAAAACGATGAAGTCATCGGCTTTCAGGAGAAAGAGGCCTGTCATGATGGCGCCGGCCAACTCCACCGTGCCTTCTCCGTGTTCCTGTTTGACCAAACTGGAAAGCTTCTTTTACAAAAACGCAGCCACCACAAGCGACTTTGGGGAGATTTCTGGTCAAACAGCTGCTGTAGCCATCCGCGACCGCATGAGAATACCCGCGACGCGGCCGAAAAACGTGTTCGGGAAGAATTGGGCGTCGATTCGTGCCTGCACTTTCTCTTCAAGTTCGAATATCGTGCACGCTACGATGGACGTGGTTCAGAGCACGAACTTTGCTATGTGTACGCCGGTCTCTTAGCCGGAGAGCCGAAGGTAAATGAGTTCGAGGTAGGGGCATGGCGAATGATCTGCCCACAATCACTCGACCAAGAACTCGTTGAAAAGCCGGGCGTCTTTACACCATGGCTCAAGTCCGAATGGCCGCGCCTACGAGGCAGTCACTGGAACACCGTAAAAGGTCTCTTGTCCTCAGAAAATGGCTAA
- a CDS encoding STAS domain-containing protein, with translation MQGEMPFPKGFWRLTLPRKFDREAQKEFEIRIQQILSGGYTKLALDLNPVALISNSGLGQIAMTCLDLKAKGIQVRFVGISPKIKGMLDRHGLSDLLAAANI, from the coding sequence ATGCAGGGCGAAATGCCATTCCCAAAGGGCTTTTGGCGACTCACTCTTCCACGGAAGTTTGATAGGGAAGCTCAAAAAGAATTCGAGATTAGAATCCAACAGATCCTATCGGGTGGCTATACGAAGTTGGCGCTGGATCTCAATCCTGTGGCATTGATTAGTAATTCTGGATTAGGCCAAATTGCTATGACCTGTTTAGATCTCAAAGCAAAGGGTATTCAGGTGCGCTTTGTTGGGATTTCACCAAAAATCAAAGGTATGCTGGATCGACATGGACTCTCTGATCTTCTTGCCGCTGCAAACATCTAG